Within the Vicinamibacteria bacterium genome, the region TCATTTCCCTCGGAAGAGGACGACGCGCCCCGAACCCGGCAGGCGCGGGGCGCGATAGTCCTTTATCGACGGGAACTCAGGCCGCGGAGAACTCGGCGGTGAGACGCGCGGTACCCCACTCGAGCACGAGTTTTCCGGCGCTTCCATTCGCCTCGAGCTTGATAATCATGTTCTCGACCACAGCGTCGGTCTTGCTCAGTGTACCGGGAACCTGGGCGACGATTTTCGTCGGCTTGGACCCACTGCCGACCCCGTCGGCCACGACCAACGACCACTCCTTGCCCTCGGAGAAATGGGCCACGAGAGTGTAAGTGCCCTTGGGGACGGTGGCGTCGCCGACCTTCAGGTCGACGTCCGTCGTGAGCGTGGTGGCCTTGTCCGCGCCCATCCGCCAGTAGCCCCCCGGAGGGAGGAGGCTCAGGACATCGCGTCCATTCGCGGAGGGTCCGACGAACTCGACCTTGACTTCGCCTCCACCAATCGAGGCGCTCGAGCTGCCTGGTTTGTTTCCGTGCGCGAGCAGAATGGGCATGGTCATGACGAGCATGCCGGCTCCGGCCCCAAATCGAATCGCTTTCTTCTTCATTTTCGACTTACTCCTTGTTTTGACGGTTCGAAGCGCTCCCTCGAACGAACTCTGGAAACCACAGCTCGGAGATGACTGGGAACAGCCGATGCTGTCCTCAGTTCGACGCCGAGGGCAGGACGCTCTCGATCGCCGGTCCGAGCACTTCCCGGGACTGGAAATTCACAAAATGTCCGGCAATCGTTCCCGCAGGTGATACGAGAAACAGAGTCGGGAATATGTTGACGTTTCCCAGCGACGCCCGCACTTCCTCGGTAAGATGCAAATTGGGATAGTTCACACCAACCTTGGCCGCGTACTCCGCGCGGTAGGCGTCATCATACGTCAGCTTGAGCACCTGATCGGCGTTGAGACCCACCACGGTGAACCCGCGGCCGGAGTATCGCTCCTGAAGCGCAACGAGCTCGGGCCCGATCTTCACGCATGGCGGGCAATCAGTGAACCAAACGTAGACCAGAACTGCCTTGCCCTCGAGATCGGACAGCCTCGTTTCCGTCCCATCGAAGCCGACACCGGTAAAGTCGGGCATCTCCTTGCCCTCCCACCCCGTCAAGGTGCGCTCCACCGCCTGGTTGAATCTCTCATCGGCCTTGACTTTCTCGATGTCGATCCTGGTGAGCTCGCGGGTCTCAGGATCGCGCTCGATGAATCTGGGAACGCGAGGATCCGTTTCCATTATCGACAGAACCACATCTGCTTCCTCCGGTCCATAGAAGTCGAACTGTCCGCTTATGTCATCTAGAGTAGGAAGGCGCCCTTCGCGCTGCTCGAACTCGATCACGAAGAGAGGCACTCGGAAAAACGCGCGGTTCAGCTTGTCCAGAACGGCGCGCTCTTCGGGAGCAGTGAACACTTCGTTGTAGAGCTGGGAAACGATCAATCTTTCGCCCGGCTTCAAGTTCTCCTTGATGTAGCGGATGATACGTTTCTCGGGGTCGTCAGTATCCTGAGCGACGGCCGCTCCCGCAAGCAAACCGACCGTCGTGGCAGCAAACGCCAGAACCCTCATGCTTCACTCCTTCCTGGCGATGACTCCTATCGTAATCGGTCATCTTAGCGGCAGGTCCTCCCTCGTGCAACTCGAAGCGTCGTTCCCGAGCTTGCGACTGGCGCGCCTCGCCGCTGCGCCTCTCCGAGTAGCCGTCGGTGACGCGGTCTGCCATCCAAATCGTTGGAAAGGAACCTGAAAGCCTCGACCATTGCCCCCTGTCGAGGACAGGGCCGTAGTCCGTTCCTCCCCCTAAGTCCTTTGTTAACAACATACAAGGGGTCGGCACGGCCTTTGCTACAGATGCCGTGAAAGGCTAGAGCAGCCCGAGCCGTGGCGGCCTTAGGAGAAGGCGGATTGACCACGGGTCCCGCCGCGGCATTGAGCTACGAGACGCGAGGAGGACATCATGCGAAAGTTGCTGGCTTTCTCACTTTTCGCATCGACGGCTTTCGCCGGTAGCGAGACGAAGCTCGACGGCTACGCCGAGTGGCGTCGAGACGATACCCTTATCGTCGAAGGTCAAAGAGTCCGGGTCGGCCCGGAGACGCGATTCAGCGGCGAGGGTGCGGCACGGAGCTTTCAGTCCATCCCCCTCGGCTACGAGGTCAAGGTCAAAGGAAGACGGCTCGCCGACGGCTCGGTCTTGGCGAGCCAGATCGAAGCCAAGCCCAACGGTGTCGCCTTGTTCGAAAGCCAGCTGCAGGAGGCGTTCGACGAAACCGAGCGTCGCTGGCGGCGGCACGGCCGTGTTTTCGATGAGGGCAACGGTGGACGCGTGAACCTCGGGCGCCTGCGCGACTCGGGCGCAGACGTCGCTCGGGTGCGTCGCATCACCGAACGACTCGTTCCTCCCTACCGGGATCGACGAGATTTTCGTGTCTACGTCGTGGATAACGACGAGTGGAACGCCATGGCCGCGCCCAACGGCTCGATTTACGTGTTTCGAGGCTTGCTCGAGGACATGGACGACGACGAATTGGCGATCATTCTGGGACACGAGCTCGTTCATGCGACGCACGAGCATTCGCGCAAACAGTACAAGAGAAGTCTCTGGACCCAGCTCGCTGTTGCTGGAGGGCTCGCTTTCTCGGAGAGGGGCGGCCGCGGCGCGAGCGGAAT harbors:
- a CDS encoding DUF2911 domain-containing protein encodes the protein MKKKAIRFGAGAGMLVMTMPILLAHGNKPGSSSASIGGGEVKVEFVGPSANGRDVLSLLPPGGYWRMGADKATTLTTDVDLKVGDATVPKGTYTLVAHFSEGKEWSLVVADGVGSGSKPTKIVAQVPGTLSKTDAVVENMIIKLEANGSAGKLVLEWGTARLTAEFSAA
- a CDS encoding M48 family metalloprotease, which codes for MRKLLAFSLFASTAFAGSETKLDGYAEWRRDDTLIVEGQRVRVGPETRFSGEGAARSFQSIPLGYEVKVKGRRLADGSVLASQIEAKPNGVALFESQLQEAFDETERRWRRHGRVFDEGNGGRVNLGRLRDSGADVARVRRITERLVPPYRDRRDFRVYVVDNDEWNAMAAPNGSIYVFRGLLEDMDDDELAIILGHELVHATHEHSRKQYKRSLWTQLAVAGGLAFSERGGRGASGIATTAVGLGALTFVNHYSREHEDQADRVGLRYSREAGYDVEKAPSLWLRFARKYGDRPEALNFFFGSHSTPKSRARSLEREIGINYR
- a CDS encoding TlpA disulfide reductase family protein; its protein translation is MRVLAFAATTVGLLAGAAVAQDTDDPEKRIIRYIKENLKPGERLIVSQLYNEVFTAPEERAVLDKLNRAFFRVPLFVIEFEQREGRLPTLDDISGQFDFYGPEEADVVLSIMETDPRVPRFIERDPETRELTRIDIEKVKADERFNQAVERTLTGWEGKEMPDFTGVGFDGTETRLSDLEGKAVLVYVWFTDCPPCVKIGPELVALQERYSGRGFTVVGLNADQVLKLTYDDAYRAEYAAKVGVNYPNLHLTEEVRASLGNVNIFPTLFLVSPAGTIAGHFVNFQSREVLGPAIESVLPSASN